In Salirhabdus salicampi, a genomic segment contains:
- the cls gene encoding cardiolipin synthase, with amino-acid sequence MNVLFLSIVILIVLIILIYLDFYFGKKQHMKRSRFLPFSETSADYELFNNGDALYRTLMQDIKDAKHEVNIQFFIIRTDMFSKPFLQLLKDKANEGVKVRLLADRIGSINITKKIRADLEQANIHFAFSETPSFPYLLYKLNRRNHRKIAVIDGKIAYAGGYNLGKEYVGKNPKYNDWHDYHLRLTGEIVQDFITVFQDDWQLAGEKGTFYKVPLPKKTKRAKIVATDGTKLEEIIISFLNEAKETIYIGSPYFVPSKNVYKALISAIMRGVTIKILIPMKRDHPLVKEAAIPYIMELRKLGADIRLFDQGFYHAKVLIIDDNLCDIGTANFDMRSFFLNKEVNTLLYDKSFIEKVKELYLKDFDESIELTDDWYERISVLTKVKMIIAKIFKPIL; translated from the coding sequence TTGAACGTACTGTTCCTGTCGATAGTAATACTCATTGTACTAATTATACTTATATACTTAGATTTTTATTTTGGTAAGAAACAACATATGAAACGATCCAGATTTCTGCCATTCTCGGAAACGAGCGCTGACTATGAGCTGTTCAATAATGGGGATGCACTATATCGAACTCTCATGCAAGATATTAAAGATGCCAAGCATGAAGTGAACATCCAATTTTTTATCATCCGGACGGATATGTTTAGTAAGCCTTTTTTACAGCTGCTAAAGGATAAAGCCAACGAAGGAGTAAAAGTACGATTGCTTGCGGACCGAATCGGGAGTATAAATATAACGAAAAAAATAAGAGCTGACTTGGAACAAGCTAATATTCACTTTGCGTTTAGCGAAACACCATCTTTCCCGTATCTTCTTTATAAGCTGAATCGCCGTAATCATCGCAAAATAGCAGTCATTGATGGCAAAATTGCTTATGCTGGTGGTTATAATCTCGGAAAAGAATATGTTGGAAAAAATCCAAAATATAACGATTGGCACGATTATCATTTGCGACTAACCGGAGAAATTGTTCAAGATTTCATAACAGTATTTCAAGACGATTGGCAACTTGCAGGTGAAAAAGGGACGTTTTATAAAGTGCCTCTACCGAAGAAAACGAAACGTGCTAAGATTGTCGCTACAGATGGAACTAAGCTGGAAGAGATTATCATTTCGTTTTTAAATGAGGCAAAGGAAACAATATATATAGGATCCCCTTATTTCGTACCAAGCAAAAATGTGTACAAAGCATTAATTTCCGCAATCATGCGGGGGGTAACGATCAAAATACTTATTCCGATGAAACGGGATCATCCTCTTGTGAAGGAAGCTGCGATTCCATATATCATGGAATTGAGAAAACTTGGAGCGGACATCCGATTATTCGATCAAGGATTTTACCATGCAAAGGTCTTAATCATTGATGATAACCTTTGTGATATCGGAACAGCGAATTTTGATATGCGCAGCTTCTTTTTAAACAAAGAAGTGAACACATTGTTATACGATAAGTCATTCATTGAAAAAGTTAAAGAACTGTATTTGAAAGATTTCGACGAAAGTATAGAACTTACCGATGATTGGTATGAACGCATAAGTGTGTTAACAAAGGTGAAAATGATAATTGCAAAGATTTTTAAACCAATCCTGTAA
- a CDS encoding (Fe-S)-binding protein: protein MEPLLILNWLLFISVTAYALGLFVKVVRTRVAYIKLGRKVEFDRQLQERLKKVWVNVFGQKKLLKDKKSGIIHVMMFYGFILVQFGAIDLIWKGLVPGSHLPFGFLYPGFTFFQELVTFMILVAVVWAFHRRYIEKIVRLKRGFKAGLVLLFIATLMLSVLFSNGMAILWHGEPLTWTEPVASSIAFLFSWLSPTAATVLFFVAWWIHLLVLLSFLVYVPQSKHAHLIAAPANVFLSRNTSPGKLTKIDFDIDEDAEDVSFGVGKIDDFTQLQMIDFYACVECGRCTNVCPATGTGKMLSPMDLIVKLRDHLTEKGAAITGKTPWVPTYAFANTEGNQLAQMAQAKEKGQDEVAAGLENFQSTSLIGDVITEEEIWACTTCRNCEDECPVMNEHVDKIIDLRRYLVLTEGKMDPEAQRAMMNIERQGNPWGLSKKERENWRKENESLRIPTVKDMKKEGEEFEYLFWVSSMGSYDNRSQKIALSFVRLLNEAGVSFAILGNKERNSGDTARRLGNEFLFQELAEKNIKEFEKHNVKKIVTIDPHAYNIFKNEYPDFGFEAEVYHHTELLAQLVAEGRLTPKHELEEKITYHDSCYLGRYNEVYEPPREILKAIPGVNVVEMDRNRERGMCCGAGGGLMWAEEKTGNRINVARTEQALRVSPTMISSGCPFCLTMLSDGTKAKEVDEAIGTMDVAEILAKSIFGEEKEENLA, encoded by the coding sequence ATGGAACCTTTACTAATTTTAAATTGGTTGTTGTTCATTTCTGTAACCGCTTACGCATTGGGGCTTTTTGTAAAGGTTGTTCGTACACGGGTTGCTTATATTAAACTCGGTAGAAAAGTAGAGTTTGATCGGCAGTTACAAGAACGGCTCAAAAAGGTTTGGGTGAATGTGTTTGGCCAAAAAAAATTGTTGAAAGATAAAAAGTCTGGCATTATTCACGTTATGATGTTTTACGGATTTATTCTCGTTCAATTTGGGGCCATTGATTTAATATGGAAAGGGTTAGTACCAGGTTCGCATTTACCGTTTGGCTTTTTATATCCTGGTTTTACATTTTTCCAGGAGCTTGTTACGTTTATGATACTCGTAGCAGTCGTTTGGGCCTTTCATCGACGCTATATTGAGAAAATCGTCCGGTTAAAGAGGGGATTTAAAGCTGGGCTTGTTTTACTCTTTATTGCGACTTTAATGCTATCCGTTTTGTTTAGTAATGGAATGGCCATATTATGGCATGGTGAACCTTTAACATGGACTGAACCTGTAGCATCTAGTATCGCTTTTTTATTTAGCTGGCTTAGCCCAACCGCAGCCACTGTTTTATTCTTTGTTGCCTGGTGGATTCATTTATTAGTACTTTTATCCTTTTTAGTATACGTACCTCAATCAAAACACGCCCACTTAATTGCAGCACCTGCAAACGTCTTTTTAAGTCGTAATACCTCACCTGGAAAACTCACAAAAATTGATTTTGATATTGATGAAGATGCTGAAGATGTCTCCTTCGGTGTTGGCAAAATAGATGATTTCACCCAATTACAAATGATCGACTTCTACGCTTGTGTGGAGTGTGGTCGTTGCACGAATGTTTGTCCTGCAACAGGGACCGGAAAAATGTTGTCCCCAATGGATTTAATTGTGAAACTGCGGGACCACCTTACTGAGAAAGGGGCGGCCATTACCGGAAAAACTCCCTGGGTGCCGACATATGCCTTTGCAAATACAGAAGGAAATCAATTAGCCCAAATGGCCCAAGCAAAAGAAAAGGGTCAAGATGAAGTGGCGGCAGGTTTAGAAAATTTCCAATCTACTAGTTTAATAGGTGATGTCATTACCGAGGAAGAAATTTGGGCATGTACAACGTGTCGAAATTGTGAAGATGAATGCCCGGTAATGAATGAGCATGTTGATAAAATCATTGATTTACGTCGTTATCTCGTTCTTACCGAAGGGAAAATGGATCCTGAAGCCCAACGGGCGATGATGAACATTGAACGCCAAGGAAATCCATGGGGTCTATCGAAAAAAGAACGGGAGAACTGGAGAAAGGAAAATGAATCGTTACGAATTCCAACAGTTAAAGACATGAAAAAAGAAGGTGAAGAGTTTGAATACTTATTTTGGGTTAGTTCGATGGGTTCCTACGATAACCGCAGTCAAAAGATAGCCCTATCCTTTGTTCGACTTTTAAATGAAGCTGGTGTTTCATTTGCTATACTTGGGAATAAAGAACGTAATTCAGGGGATACTGCCCGTCGTCTTGGAAATGAGTTTCTTTTCCAAGAGTTAGCGGAGAAGAATATTAAGGAATTTGAAAAACATAATGTGAAAAAGATTGTGACCATTGATCCTCACGCATACAACATATTTAAAAACGAATACCCAGATTTCGGTTTTGAGGCTGAAGTGTATCACCATACAGAGTTATTAGCCCAACTAGTGGCGGAAGGGCGTTTAACACCAAAACATGAACTGGAAGAGAAGATTACTTACCACGATTCTTGTTATTTAGGACGATATAACGAAGTGTATGAACCACCAAGGGAGATTTTGAAGGCCATTCCTGGAGTAAATGTTGTAGAGATGGACCGGAACCGGGAACGTGGCATGTGTTGCGGTGCTGGTGGTGGATTAATGTGGGCTGAAGAAAAGACAGGAAACCGTATTAATGTGGCCCGAACGGAACAAGCGCTTCGCGTTTCACCAACAATGATTTCTAGCGGTTGTCCGTTCTGCTTGACAATGTTAAGTGACGGTACGAAAGCGAAAGAGGTAGATGAGGCTATAGGAACTATGGATGTAGCAGAAATACTAGCGAAATCTATTTTTGGTGAAGAGAAAGAGGAAAACCTCGCATAA
- a CDS encoding acetyl-CoA C-acetyltransferase — protein sequence MTKTVIVSGARTPFGKFGGSLSSLSAAELGGETIKAALQRGSVKEEDVNEVIMGSVLQGGQGQIPSRQAAIHAGLPWNVKTETINKVCASGLRSVTLADQIIRAGDEEVIVAGGMESMSSAPYILPKARWGMRMGDQSIVDLMIHDGLTCAFDGVHMGTYGNKTASDLNITREAQDEWAYRSHQRAVTAIENGTLADEIVPVHVPRRKGDPIVVKQDEAPRKDTSLEQLAKLRPVFGRDGTITAGNAPGVNDGACAMLLMSEDRANRDGVEPMATILARDEVAVEAEDFPKTPGLVIQSLLEKTGKTLDDIDLFEVNEAFAAVALASGKIANLNMEKVNVNGGAVALGHPIGASGARILLTLVYELTRRGGGLGIAAICSGGGQGDAVLIEVPKR from the coding sequence ATGACGAAGACAGTTATTGTGTCTGGTGCCAGAACACCATTTGGAAAGTTTGGGGGATCTTTAAGTTCGTTGTCTGCAGCTGAACTAGGTGGAGAAACGATTAAGGCAGCGTTACAGAGGGGAAGTGTGAAAGAAGAAGACGTTAACGAAGTGATTATGGGATCTGTTTTACAAGGAGGCCAAGGACAAATTCCTTCACGACAAGCGGCCATTCATGCCGGGTTACCGTGGAATGTGAAAACAGAAACCATCAATAAAGTCTGTGCGTCGGGGTTACGAAGCGTCACATTAGCTGACCAAATTATTCGGGCAGGCGATGAGGAGGTCATTGTGGCAGGTGGCATGGAGAGTATGAGTAGCGCACCTTATATATTACCAAAAGCCCGTTGGGGTATGAGAATGGGGGACCAGAGTATAGTAGATTTAATGATACATGATGGTTTAACGTGCGCCTTTGATGGTGTTCATATGGGAACTTACGGAAATAAGACAGCATCTGACTTAAACATTACCCGTGAAGCTCAAGATGAATGGGCATATCGGAGCCATCAAAGGGCGGTAACGGCAATAGAAAATGGAACATTAGCCGACGAAATTGTACCAGTACATGTACCACGACGAAAAGGTGATCCAATCGTTGTGAAACAAGATGAAGCACCGAGAAAAGATACCTCGTTAGAACAACTGGCAAAACTACGTCCAGTATTTGGCCGGGATGGCACAATTACAGCTGGAAATGCTCCTGGTGTTAATGATGGTGCATGTGCCATGTTGTTAATGTCGGAAGATCGTGCTAATCGGGATGGTGTTGAACCGATGGCTACAATATTAGCTCGTGATGAAGTAGCTGTAGAAGCTGAAGACTTTCCGAAGACACCAGGACTTGTCATTCAATCACTACTAGAAAAGACAGGGAAAACATTGGATGATATAGATTTATTTGAAGTAAATGAAGCATTCGCTGCTGTAGCTTTAGCGAGTGGAAAAATTGCAAATTTAAATATGGAGAAAGTCAACGTAAACGGTGGTGCAGTAGCATTGGGTCATCCAATTGGTGCTAGTGGAGCCCGTATATTATTAACTCTCGTTTATGAACTAACACGTCGCGGTGGTGGATTAGGGATTGCCGCTATTTGCTCTGGCGGAGGCCAAGGAGATGCAGTTTTAATTGAGGTACCAAAACGATAA
- a CDS encoding 3-hydroxybutyryl-CoA dehydrogenase: MNVNKVMVIGAGQMGAGIAQVFAQSRFRVLLHDINEEALTKGIHSITKQLNRGVEKGKIDVQQKEHTLANLSTTTSLQDAKDCDLVVEAVVEDMGIKRRVFEQLDQYTPQHTILASNTSSLPITEIAAVTNRPEQVIGMHFMNPVPVMKLVEIIRGLATTDETYNTIEAITKTLNKTPVEVNDFPGFVSNRVLMPMINEAIYTVYEGVATPESVDEVMKLGMNHPMGPLTLADFIGLDTCLYIMEVLHEGFGDSKYRPCPLLRKYVKAGWLGRKTGRGFYVYHN; the protein is encoded by the coding sequence ATGAACGTAAATAAGGTAATGGTGATCGGTGCTGGGCAAATGGGGGCAGGCATTGCACAAGTGTTTGCCCAGTCCCGCTTCCGTGTTTTGTTACATGATATTAACGAGGAAGCATTAACAAAAGGAATCCATTCTATTACAAAACAACTTAACCGCGGGGTTGAAAAAGGAAAAATAGACGTACAACAAAAAGAACATACACTAGCCAATCTATCAACAACGACTTCGTTACAAGATGCTAAAGATTGTGACCTAGTCGTTGAAGCAGTCGTAGAAGACATGGGTATCAAAAGAAGAGTATTTGAACAATTAGATCAATATACACCTCAACATACGATTTTAGCCTCGAACACATCTTCTCTACCAATAACCGAAATTGCAGCTGTTACAAATCGTCCTGAACAAGTCATCGGTATGCACTTTATGAATCCAGTCCCGGTTATGAAGCTCGTTGAAATTATTCGCGGGCTGGCAACAACAGATGAAACCTACAACACCATTGAGGCAATTACGAAAACGTTAAACAAAACACCAGTAGAAGTAAATGATTTTCCTGGCTTCGTATCCAATCGCGTACTAATGCCTATGATTAATGAGGCTATATACACAGTCTATGAAGGAGTGGCAACACCCGAATCGGTAGATGAAGTGATGAAATTGGGAATGAACCATCCGATGGGTCCGTTAACGTTAGCTGATTTTATCGGTTTAGATACATGCCTTTATATTATGGAAGTATTACATGAAGGGTTTGGTGATAGCAAATACAGACCTTGTCCTCTTCTTCGCAAATATGTGAAGGCTGGGTGGCTTGGTAGGAAAACGGGTAGGGGATTTTACGTCTATCACAACTAA
- a CDS encoding acyl-CoA dehydrogenase — protein MNMSFTEEQEMMRRMVRNFARQEVAPTVDQMEKENRFPREIVRKMGELGLMGIPIPEKYGGAGMDFTSYIIAIHELSKISATIGVILSVHTSVGTNPILYFGTETQKKKYVQKLATGEYLGAFALTEPAAGSDAAGLKMKVTKRNDYYVLNGTKLFITNGGEADTYIVFARAENGITAFIVEKGTKGLEIGKQERKMGLHGSNTVQLSFDQCEVHESQRLGEEGEGFKIALANLNAGRIGIAAQALGIAEASLEHATQYAKEREQFGKPIANQQGISFKLADMATEVEAAKLLTYQAAYLHSNGKPCGKEASMVKMFSSNTAMRAAIEAVQTYGGFGYTEDYPVERFFRDAKVTQIYEGTNEIQHVVISKELLEL, from the coding sequence ATGAATATGTCTTTTACCGAAGAGCAAGAAATGATGCGGAGAATGGTTCGTAATTTTGCGAGGCAAGAAGTAGCCCCGACGGTGGATCAGATGGAAAAAGAAAACCGATTTCCCCGTGAAATTGTTCGCAAAATGGGAGAACTAGGCTTAATGGGCATCCCCATTCCCGAAAAGTATGGCGGAGCAGGCATGGACTTTACTTCATATATAATCGCCATCCATGAATTGTCGAAAATAAGTGCCACTATTGGCGTCATTTTGTCGGTTCATACATCAGTCGGAACAAACCCGATTTTGTATTTCGGAACCGAAACGCAAAAGAAAAAGTATGTACAAAAGCTTGCCACAGGTGAGTATTTAGGTGCATTTGCGTTAACAGAACCAGCAGCCGGATCTGATGCGGCCGGCTTAAAGATGAAAGTGACGAAGCGCAACGATTATTACGTGCTGAACGGTACGAAGCTATTTATTACGAATGGCGGAGAGGCTGATACGTACATCGTGTTTGCTAGAGCAGAGAACGGAATTACAGCTTTTATTGTAGAAAAAGGGACGAAAGGGTTAGAAATTGGAAAGCAGGAACGTAAGATGGGCTTGCACGGTTCCAACACCGTTCAATTGTCCTTTGATCAGTGTGAAGTTCATGAATCACAAAGGTTAGGGGAAGAAGGGGAAGGCTTTAAAATTGCCTTGGCTAATTTAAATGCAGGAAGGATTGGGATTGCCGCACAAGCACTTGGAATTGCGGAAGCGTCTTTAGAACATGCAACGCAATATGCGAAGGAACGAGAGCAGTTTGGAAAGCCGATTGCGAACCAACAAGGTATATCCTTTAAATTAGCAGACATGGCTACGGAAGTCGAGGCAGCCAAACTATTAACCTATCAGGCGGCTTACTTGCATAGTAACGGCAAGCCTTGTGGGAAGGAAGCCTCCATGGTGAAAATGTTTTCATCAAATACAGCGATGCGAGCTGCCATTGAAGCAGTACAAACGTATGGAGGCTTTGGGTATACGGAAGATTACCCGGTAGAACGATTCTTCCGTGATGCGAAAGTAACACAAATTTATGAAGGTACGAACGAAATTCAACATGTGGTCATTAGTAAAGAGCTATTGGAGTTATAA
- a CDS encoding acyl-CoA dehydrogenase has product MNFELTEEQQMLKKMVRDFAKNEVEPTAAERDEEERFDREIFDKMANLGLTGIPWPEEYGGIASDFVSYVIAVEELSRVCASTGVTLSAHISLASWPIYKFGTEEQKKTFLTQLATGEKLGAYALSEPGSGSDVASMRTTAKEDGEYYILNGSKVWITNGGEAEIYIVFAKTDYDARHNGITAFIVEKGTKGFSFGKKEKKLGIRSSPTTELIFENCKIPKEHRLGEEGEGFKIAMMTLDGGRNGIAAQAVGIADGALTAAVEYAKEREQFGKPIAHNQGISFKLADMATEVEASRLLTYQAAYLESKGLPYAKASAMAKLFAGDTAMRVTTEAVQVYGGYGYTKDYPVERYMRDAKITQIYEGTNEIQRLVIGRMLTKE; this is encoded by the coding sequence ATGAATTTTGAACTAACAGAAGAACAACAAATGTTAAAAAAGATGGTCCGTGACTTCGCCAAAAATGAAGTAGAGCCTACTGCAGCTGAACGAGATGAAGAAGAGCGTTTTGACCGTGAAATTTTCGACAAGATGGCCAATCTTGGGTTAACGGGTATACCGTGGCCTGAGGAATATGGAGGCATAGCGTCTGACTTCGTTAGTTACGTTATTGCTGTTGAAGAGTTATCCCGTGTTTGTGCCTCAACAGGAGTAACATTGTCAGCACACATTTCATTAGCGAGTTGGCCGATATATAAATTTGGAACGGAAGAACAAAAAAAGACGTTTTTAACACAACTTGCTACAGGAGAAAAATTAGGAGCATACGCCTTATCTGAACCAGGATCAGGTTCTGACGTCGCATCCATGCGTACGACAGCTAAGGAAGACGGTGAATACTACATTTTAAATGGGAGTAAAGTTTGGATCACAAATGGTGGGGAAGCAGAAATCTATATCGTATTTGCCAAGACGGATTATGATGCCCGTCATAATGGGATCACTGCGTTTATTGTAGAAAAAGGGACAAAAGGGTTTTCCTTTGGGAAAAAGGAAAAAAAGCTTGGAATCCGTTCTTCACCAACAACAGAACTAATCTTTGAAAATTGTAAAATACCGAAGGAACATCGCCTTGGTGAAGAAGGCGAAGGTTTCAAAATTGCCATGATGACATTGGATGGAGGACGTAACGGGATTGCCGCCCAAGCAGTAGGGATTGCGGACGGTGCGTTAACCGCGGCTGTAGAATATGCGAAAGAACGGGAGCAGTTTGGAAAGCCGATCGCGCATAATCAAGGGATTTCGTTCAAGCTCGCAGACATGGCGACAGAAGTGGAAGCTTCCCGTTTATTAACATATCAAGCAGCTTACCTTGAATCAAAAGGATTACCATATGCGAAAGCATCAGCTATGGCAAAGTTGTTTGCTGGTGATACAGCGATGCGTGTGACTACAGAAGCAGTACAAGTTTATGGTGGTTACGGTTATACGAAAGATTATCCAGTTGAACGTTATATGCGTGATGCAAAAATTACCCAAATTTATGAAGGTACGAACGAAATTCAACGTCTCGTTATTGGACGAATGTTAACGAAAGAATAG
- the meaB gene encoding methylmalonyl Co-A mutase-associated GTPase MeaB: MKALVERVRSQDQRALARAISFVENDHPDKLSMLSDFAKTGHRAHYIGITGSPGAGKSSLVDRIITAVRQAGKTIAVIAVDPTSPFSGGALLGDRFRMHKHFSDPDVFIRSMATRGSLGGLARSTKDAVRVCNAYGFDYVLVETVGVGQSELDIMKVADTTAVVLTPNSGDVLQIFKAGIMEIADLFVINKADLPGVQKLKTQLSEFMHIVHHEHWVPPILETISTENKGIDELLHKVEQHHRFLQQTEAGRNKQTRQLTFEIYDIIREQIWLDVKKFIEADDEKQNTLKAGKNPYTIAKEWLRDWKRERG, encoded by the coding sequence ATGAAGGCATTAGTTGAACGGGTGCGAAGTCAAGATCAAAGAGCGTTAGCGCGTGCCATTTCCTTTGTTGAAAATGATCATCCAGATAAATTGAGCATGCTGAGTGACTTTGCCAAAACGGGTCACAGAGCACATTATATTGGGATTACAGGTTCACCGGGAGCAGGAAAAAGTTCACTCGTGGACCGCATCATTACAGCAGTTCGTCAAGCAGGGAAAACCATTGCTGTCATTGCAGTCGATCCAACAAGCCCTTTTAGCGGAGGTGCATTGTTAGGAGACCGCTTCAGGATGCATAAGCATTTTTCTGATCCCGATGTGTTTATTCGTAGTATGGCAACAAGGGGGAGTTTAGGTGGGTTAGCCCGTTCAACGAAGGATGCTGTTCGTGTTTGTAATGCGTATGGATTTGATTATGTTTTAGTTGAAACTGTTGGTGTTGGCCAGTCAGAATTGGACATTATGAAAGTGGCTGATACAACGGCTGTCGTGTTAACACCAAATAGTGGTGATGTATTGCAAATTTTTAAGGCGGGTATTATGGAAATTGCCGATTTATTCGTCATTAATAAAGCGGACTTGCCAGGGGTACAAAAACTAAAAACACAACTGTCTGAATTTATGCATATCGTTCATCATGAACATTGGGTTCCTCCTATTCTTGAAACGATTTCAACGGAAAATAAGGGAATCGATGAGCTGCTGCACAAAGTGGAACAGCATCACCGTTTTCTACAACAAACAGAGGCAGGGCGAAATAAACAAACACGTCAACTGACGTTCGAAATTTATGATATTATCCGTGAACAAATTTGGCTTGATGTGAAGAAATTTATCGAAGCAGATGATGAAAAGCAAAACACTCTCAAGGCAGGCAAGAATCCATATACAATCGCGAAAGAATGGCTTCGGGATTGGAAAAGGGAGAGGGGTTAA
- a CDS encoding TetR/AcrR family transcriptional regulator produces the protein MVKKVHSSIKDEVLIEKRRNQMIKGAVTLFKEKGFHRTTTREIAKASGFSIGTLYEYIRTKEDILFLVCDAIYEQVKDKLEQVINTKLKGEQSLTHAVKSYFQLMDDMQDEVIVMYQELKSLSKEAQDYVLCKERDMVNMLERLIESVIPYEMNEKEVKLVANNIFVQGQMWGFRRWMLQRDFSIEEYSETQLSFLFQSLRLEQDMAK, from the coding sequence ATGGTGAAAAAAGTGCATTCCTCTATCAAGGATGAAGTTTTAATTGAGAAGAGGCGGAACCAAATGATTAAGGGAGCGGTCACTTTATTTAAAGAAAAAGGTTTTCATCGAACAACAACTCGGGAGATTGCGAAAGCATCAGGGTTTAGCATTGGCACCCTTTATGAATATATTCGCACGAAAGAAGACATCTTATTTTTAGTTTGTGATGCTATTTATGAACAAGTAAAAGATAAGCTTGAACAAGTGATTAATACAAAGTTGAAAGGCGAACAAAGCTTAACACATGCAGTGAAATCCTACTTTCAATTAATGGATGATATGCAAGATGAAGTCATTGTCATGTACCAGGAATTGAAATCGCTTTCGAAAGAGGCGCAAGACTATGTCCTTTGTAAGGAGCGGGATATGGTAAATATGCTCGAAAGACTAATTGAATCGGTGATTCCTTATGAAATGAATGAAAAGGAAGTTAAGTTAGTTGCGAACAATATATTTGTTCAAGGTCAAATGTGGGGGTTTCGTAGGTGGATGTTACAACGTGACTTTTCGATAGAGGAATATAGCGAGACACAACTTTCGTTTTTGTTCCAATCGTTACGGTTAGAACAAGATATGGCCAAATAG